A window of the Agrococcus jejuensis genome harbors these coding sequences:
- the rplK gene encoding 50S ribosomal protein L11, whose product MAPKKKVTGLIKLQIQAGAANPAPPVGPALGQHGVNIMEFCKAYNAATESQRGNVIPVEITVYEDRSFDFVLKTPPAAELIKKAAGVKKGSGVPHTEKVGKLTDAQVAEIATQKMPDLNANDLDGAKLIIAGTARSMGITVEG is encoded by the coding sequence CTGATCAAGCTCCAGATCCAGGCCGGCGCCGCCAACCCCGCGCCCCCGGTCGGTCCGGCGCTCGGCCAGCACGGCGTGAACATCATGGAGTTCTGCAAGGCGTACAACGCCGCGACGGAGTCGCAGCGCGGCAACGTCATCCCCGTCGAGATCACGGTGTACGAGGACCGCTCGTTCGACTTCGTGCTCAAGACGCCGCCGGCTGCAGAGCTCATCAAGAAGGCTGCAGGCGTGAAGAAGGGCTCGGGCGTCCCGCACACCGAGAAGGTGGGCAAGCTCACCGACGCTCAGGTCGCCGAGATCGCCACGCAGAAGATGCCCGACCTCAACGCCAACGACCTCGACGGCGCGAAGCTCATCATCGCGGGCACCGCTCGCTCGATGGGCATCACGGTCGAGGGCTGA
- the rplA gene encoding 50S ribosomal protein L1 — translation MAQKSKAYRAAAAKIEADRFYTPEEAVAIARESGSTKTDSTVEVALKLGVDPRKADQMVRGTVSLPHGTGKTQRVIVFAQGPAAQAALDAGADEVGSDELIEKVAAGYTAFDAAVASPELMGKVGRLGKVLGPRGLMPNPRTGTVTPDVAKAVTDIKGGRIEFRVDKHANVHFVVGKASFSQEQLSENIRAALDEIVRLKPSSSKGRYVMKASVSTTFGPGIPVDVATV, via the coding sequence ATGGCACAGAAGTCCAAGGCGTACCGCGCCGCGGCAGCGAAGATCGAGGCTGACCGCTTCTACACCCCGGAGGAGGCCGTCGCGATCGCTCGCGAGTCGGGCTCCACCAAGACCGACTCCACCGTCGAGGTGGCGCTCAAGCTGGGCGTCGACCCGCGCAAGGCCGACCAGATGGTCCGCGGCACCGTGTCCCTTCCTCACGGCACCGGCAAGACCCAGCGCGTCATCGTCTTCGCGCAGGGCCCGGCAGCGCAGGCAGCCCTCGACGCAGGCGCCGACGAGGTCGGCTCCGACGAGCTCATCGAGAAGGTGGCCGCCGGCTACACGGCGTTCGACGCCGCAGTCGCGAGCCCCGAGCTCATGGGCAAGGTCGGCCGTCTCGGCAAGGTGCTCGGTCCCCGTGGCCTCATGCCGAACCCCCGCACCGGCACCGTGACGCCCGACGTCGCGAAGGCCGTCACGGACATCAAGGGTGGCCGCATCGAGTTCCGCGTCGACAAGCACGCCAACGTGCACTTCGTCGTCGGCAAGGCCTCGTTCTCGCAGGAGCAGCTGTCGGAGAACATCCGCGCCGCGCTCGACGAGATCGTGCGCCTCAAGCCGTCGTCGTCGAAGGGCCGCTACGTCATGAAGGCGTCGGTCTCGACGACCTTCGGCCCCGGCATCCCCGTGGACGTCGCGACCGTCTGA
- a CDS encoding twin-arginine translocase TatA/TatE family subunit — MIGVSLEKLVVVLVVAALVLGPTRLPAYAERVGAWARGLRTFVDAARARAETDLGVPVRADEWQREVQRYDPRRIVREALGEPVVANAAPAALAAPVAHPMPDDIGVHGTLADVEPAPVATRTRWVVAGGSSGHPRRIRVVEPIEPEPETDAASESAASASLRTADAPAA; from the coding sequence ATGATCGGCGTCAGCCTCGAGAAGCTCGTCGTCGTGCTCGTCGTCGCCGCGCTCGTGCTCGGCCCCACGCGGCTGCCCGCCTACGCCGAGCGCGTCGGCGCCTGGGCGCGTGGGCTGCGCACCTTCGTCGACGCCGCCCGTGCCCGCGCCGAGACTGACCTGGGCGTGCCCGTGCGCGCCGACGAGTGGCAGCGCGAGGTGCAGCGCTACGACCCGCGCCGCATCGTGCGCGAGGCGCTCGGCGAGCCGGTCGTCGCGAACGCCGCGCCGGCCGCACTCGCCGCTCCCGTCGCGCATCCGATGCCCGACGACATCGGGGTCCACGGCACGCTCGCCGACGTGGAGCCTGCGCCCGTCGCCACGCGCACGCGGTGGGTCGTCGCCGGCGGCTCCTCGGGGCATCCGCGCCGCATCCGCGTCGTCGAGCCCATCGAGCCCGAGCCTGAGACCGACGCCGCATCCGAGTCGGCTGCCTCCGCATCCCTCCGCACGGCCGACGCCCCGGCGGCCTGA
- the tatC gene encoding twin-arginine translocase subunit TatC — MTATTADAPRLTLGQHLRDARAALVRSTIAFAVAAVVGCLVSDAVLDVLRAPILEIAQTRDASLNYDSVTGAFDLRLRIAVLAGIVLAAPWWLVEAVRYVGPGLTRRERRAALGTIAAAVPLFAAGCAMGLALFPHMVELLAGFAGDGDTTVLLASTYVDFVLKIVVATGVAFVVPVVIVLLNALGVLPAATLARGWRLCVVAIVVFSALATPAADVLSMLLVALPMTALWAAALGIAWLHDRRIARRARADAPAREEVLA; from the coding sequence GTGACCGCGACGACCGCCGACGCCCCGCGCCTGACGCTCGGGCAGCATCTGCGCGACGCGCGCGCGGCGCTCGTGCGGTCGACGATCGCGTTCGCCGTCGCCGCCGTCGTCGGATGCCTCGTGTCGGATGCGGTGCTCGACGTGCTGCGCGCGCCGATCCTCGAGATCGCGCAGACGCGCGACGCGAGCCTCAACTACGACTCCGTCACGGGCGCGTTCGACCTGCGGCTGCGCATCGCCGTGCTGGCGGGCATCGTGCTCGCGGCGCCGTGGTGGCTCGTCGAGGCCGTGCGCTACGTCGGCCCCGGCCTCACGCGGCGCGAGCGTCGGGCGGCGCTCGGCACGATCGCGGCCGCCGTGCCGCTCTTCGCCGCCGGCTGCGCGATGGGCCTCGCCCTCTTCCCGCACATGGTCGAGCTGCTCGCGGGCTTCGCGGGCGACGGCGACACGACCGTGCTGCTCGCCTCGACCTACGTCGACTTCGTGCTGAAGATCGTCGTCGCCACGGGCGTCGCCTTCGTCGTGCCCGTGGTGATCGTGCTGCTCAACGCGCTCGGCGTGCTGCCCGCCGCGACGCTCGCGCGCGGCTGGCGCCTGTGCGTCGTCGCGATCGTCGTCTTCAGCGCGCTCGCGACGCCCGCCGCCGACGTGCTGTCGATGCTGCTCGTCGCCCTGCCCATGACGGCGCTGTGGGCCGCGGCGCTCGGCATCGCGTGGCTGCACGACCGCCGCATCGCTCGCCGTGCGCGAGCGGATGCGCCCGCCCGTGAGGAGGTGCTCGCATGA
- a CDS encoding Sec-independent protein translocase subunit TatA/TatB: MLQGLTGWHALVVLAVILLVFGATRLPALARSVGQSLSILKREVAEPTRAPADAPTDADASAAAPTIARP, translated from the coding sequence ATGCTGCAAGGCCTCACGGGCTGGCACGCCCTCGTCGTGCTCGCCGTCATCCTGCTCGTCTTCGGCGCCACGCGCCTGCCCGCCCTCGCGCGCAGCGTCGGGCAGTCGCTCTCGATCCTCAAGCGCGAGGTCGCCGAGCCGACGCGCGCACCCGCGGATGCGCCGACCGACGCCGACGCGTCCGCCGCCGCACCGACCATCGCCCGACCGTGA
- a CDS encoding intradiol ring-cleavage dioxygenase, whose protein sequence is MATGIPDPDQTPDGPAYEGRLLDRPDEEVVDQGPAFDVRTLMTRRAVLGLAGLGVGATVLAACTSTGSTSTASSSTPATSATPTESATASPGTSTLTLPSAEIPDETAGPYPGDGSNWPDVLAESGIERSDIRSSIGVDDPVPGVPLDFTLTITDMANGDAAFAGVAVYAWHCDAEGRYSMYSEGVEDESWLRGVQVADASGRVTFTSVVPGCYTGRWTHIHFEVYPDLASIDDAGNAIATSQLAFPQDVLDEVYQLSDYPSSAQNLAQITLASDNVFGENSAALQMATISGDTTSGYAASLVVRVDTTTEPTGGAAPGGGSGGGPGQP, encoded by the coding sequence ATGGCGACCGGCATCCCCGATCCCGACCAGACCCCCGACGGCCCCGCCTACGAGGGCCGCCTGCTCGACCGCCCCGACGAGGAGGTCGTCGACCAGGGCCCCGCGTTCGACGTGCGCACGCTCATGACGCGTCGCGCCGTGCTGGGCCTCGCCGGCCTCGGCGTCGGCGCGACCGTGCTGGCCGCGTGCACGAGCACCGGTTCGACGTCGACGGCATCCAGCTCGACGCCCGCGACGAGCGCGACGCCCACCGAGTCCGCGACGGCGAGCCCCGGCACGTCGACCCTCACGCTGCCGTCGGCCGAGATCCCCGACGAGACCGCCGGCCCCTACCCGGGCGACGGCTCCAACTGGCCCGACGTGCTCGCCGAGTCCGGCATCGAGCGCTCCGACATCCGCTCGAGCATCGGCGTCGACGACCCCGTGCCCGGCGTGCCGCTCGACTTCACCCTCACGATCACCGACATGGCGAACGGCGATGCAGCGTTCGCGGGCGTCGCCGTGTACGCGTGGCACTGCGACGCGGAGGGCCGCTACTCGATGTACTCCGAGGGCGTCGAGGACGAGTCGTGGCTGCGCGGCGTGCAGGTGGCGGATGCCTCCGGTCGCGTGACCTTCACGTCGGTCGTGCCCGGCTGCTACACGGGCCGGTGGACGCACATCCACTTCGAGGTCTACCCCGACCTCGCGTCGATCGACGACGCCGGCAACGCCATCGCGACGTCGCAGCTCGCCTTCCCGCAGGACGTGCTCGACGAGGTGTACCAGCTGTCCGACTACCCGTCGTCGGCGCAGAACCTCGCGCAGATCACGCTCGCCAGCGACAACGTCTTCGGCGAGAACTCCGCCGCGCTGCAGATGGCCACCATCTCGGGCGACACGACCTCCGGCTACGCCGCGTCGCTCGTCGTGCGCGTCGACACCACGACCGAGCCCACGGGCGGCGCAGCCCCCGGCGGCGGCTCGGGTGGCGGCCCCGGCCAGCCCTGA
- a CDS encoding response regulator transcription factor, translating into MIRIVVVDDQALFVDGMRMILEAQEGFEVVGTAADGADALAVCRETRPDVVLMDIRMPVVDGIAATRLIRSEHPEPPPHVVVLTTVRHDRAVLDAIRAGASGFLLKDARPEFLAQAIRAVVDGQQVIAPAETFDLLRAAAIVRPQPEWSVLAALTERERELFALAAKGRSNAEIGAELYVAETTVKTHMRAILSKLGLASRIQLIAFAYEHRLVQ; encoded by the coding sequence GTGATCCGCATCGTCGTCGTCGACGACCAGGCGCTGTTCGTCGACGGGATGCGCATGATCCTCGAGGCGCAAGAGGGCTTCGAGGTCGTCGGCACGGCAGCGGATGGGGCGGATGCGCTCGCCGTGTGCCGCGAGACGCGTCCCGACGTCGTGCTCATGGACATCCGGATGCCCGTCGTCGACGGCATCGCCGCGACGCGCCTCATCCGCTCGGAGCACCCCGAGCCGCCGCCGCACGTCGTCGTCCTCACGACCGTGCGGCACGACCGCGCCGTGCTCGACGCCATCCGTGCCGGCGCGAGCGGGTTCCTGCTCAAGGACGCGCGGCCCGAGTTCCTCGCGCAGGCGATCCGCGCCGTCGTGGACGGGCAGCAGGTCATCGCGCCCGCCGAGACGTTCGACCTGCTGCGCGCCGCCGCGATCGTGCGGCCGCAGCCCGAGTGGTCGGTGCTCGCCGCGCTGACCGAGCGCGAGCGGGAGCTGTTCGCCCTCGCGGCGAAGGGACGGTCGAACGCCGAGATCGGCGCGGAGCTCTACGTCGCCGAGACGACCGTGAAGACGCACATGCGGGCGATCCTGTCGAAGCTGGGGCTCGCGTCGCGCATCCAGCTCATCGCGTTCGCGTACGAGCACCGGCTGGTGCAGTAG